The proteins below come from a single Aptenodytes patagonicus chromosome 2, bAptPat1.pri.cur, whole genome shotgun sequence genomic window:
- the MED10 gene encoding mediator of RNA polymerase II transcription subunit 10 — protein MAMAEKFDSLEEHLEKFVENIRQLGIIVSDFQPSSQAGLNQKLNFMVTGLQDIDKCRQQLHDISVPLEVFEYIDQGRNPQLYTKECLERALAKNEQVKGKIDTMKKFKSLLIQELTKVFPEDMAKYKAIRGEDPPP, from the exons ATGGCGATGGCGGAGAAGTTCGACTCTCTGGAGGAGCAcctggagaagttcgtggagaacaTCCGGCAGCTCGGCATTATCGTCAGCGACttccagcccagcagccaggctggtctCAACCAGAAATT GAATTTCATGGTGACGGGCTTGCAGGATATCGACAAATGCCGTCAGCAGCTTCACGATATCAGCGTGCCCTTGGAAGTTTTTGA ATACATAGACCAAGGCCGCAATCCTCAGCTTTACACTAAAGAGTGTCTGGAGCGAGCTTTGGCTAAAAATGAgcaagtaaaaggaaaaattgaCACCATGAAG aaattTAAAAGTCTGTTAATTCAAGAACTGACAAAGGTGTTCCCAGAAGATATGGCAAAGTACAAAGCTATTCGAGGAGAAGATCCTCCTCCTTAA